One window from the genome of Bdellovibrionota bacterium encodes:
- the rdgB gene encoding RdgB/HAM1 family non-canonical purine NTP pyrophosphatase yields the protein MPELLLATRNPGKLEEIRNYLRPIHPSLRILSMDQVRDAPAVVEDGSSFLENARKKAKLLATFTRIPTLADDSGLEVDVLGGRPGVLSARFAGPNADDKDNIRKLLEKLKDVPAEKRTAHFRCVMALYGASGISYTATGDVCGLIIDEPRGTGGFGYDPIFFIPALGRTFAEITPAEKNRFSHRALAVAKISDHLTEFLAKL from the coding sequence TTGCCTGAGCTTCTGCTCGCGACCCGAAATCCAGGCAAACTCGAAGAGATCCGCAATTATCTGAGACCGATTCATCCGTCGTTGCGCATCCTTTCGATGGACCAGGTGCGCGACGCCCCCGCCGTCGTCGAGGACGGTTCCAGTTTTCTGGAAAACGCCCGAAAAAAGGCGAAATTGCTGGCCACGTTCACTCGAATTCCGACGCTGGCCGACGATTCGGGTCTGGAAGTCGATGTCCTGGGCGGCCGACCCGGAGTCCTCTCGGCGCGCTTCGCCGGACCGAACGCCGACGACAAAGACAACATCCGAAAACTGCTCGAAAAGCTGAAAGATGTGCCGGCCGAGAAACGAACCGCGCACTTTCGTTGCGTCATGGCTCTCTACGGTGCGAGCGGAATTTCCTACACCGCCACCGGCGATGTGTGCGGCCTTATTATTGACGAACCGCGCGGAACCGGCGGGTTCGGCTACGACCCGATCTTCTTCATCCCCGCCCTCGGCCGAACGTTCGCCGAAATCACGCCCGCCGAGAAGAACCGTTTCAGCCACCGCGCCCTTGCCGTCGCGAAAATTTCGGATCACCTCACCGAGTTCCTGGCCAAGCTCTGA